The Deltaproteobacteria bacterium nucleotide sequence GGGTTTATTATGACTTCTGTGACTATAAAAAGAATCGGTGTTATTACCAGCGGTGGAGACTGCGGGGGGCTTAACGCCGTCATCAAGGGTATCGCCCGGGAAGCTTATTTTTTGGGAATCGAATCGGTGGTTATCCCGAACGGCTATGCCGGACTTTATAACCTGGTGGAAATGAACAACGTGGTCTTGCTCGACGCTGAAAGGGTAAGCCGCATCGAGGCTTCCCTGGCCGGGTCGGAAGCAGGACATTCCCGGGTCAAGATCAGTAAGATTGCCGATCCCAATAAATACGAACGGATCAAAGAAGGCCTCAAAAAGTTCGGCATCGACGCCTTGATCATCAGCGGCGGTGACGATACTGGCAGTGTGGTGGTGGATCTCAGCTCCCGGGATATCCCCTGTGTCCATGTCCCTAAAACCATGGACCTGGATCTTCAGCCCTACAGTGTGGGCGGGGATTCCTCCATCAACCGGATTGCCATTTTTGCCAGAGAATTAAAGACCACCGGTTTAAGCCACAACCGCATCCTGGTCATCGAAGTTTTTGGAAGGTATGTGGGACATACGGCCTTCCGGGGCGGTGTGGGGGCCGAGGCCGATTGTATTCTGATCCCGGAAGTCCCGGTTGATTTCGATGTGGTCTATGAGCATATGTGGAAAACCTACTGCGGCCGTATAGAAAGAAGTGATGTCAAGGCCGGGACCTATATTATCGTGGTTGCCGAAGGGATCAAAGACGCCAGCGGCCAACTGCTTTATGATGAATCGGCCGGAGTGGATGCCTTCGGACATAAAAAACTGGCCGGTGCCGGGCGATTTGTGCGGCAACAACTGGAAAAACGCTTAAAAAACGATCCCGAAGTCAAGGAATTTATGAAACGGGTCGGTATGTATGCCCCAGGAGTTTATGAGATTCCGGAGGTTCGAGAGGTAACCCCCGGTCATCTGGTACGGTCAGGACAGTCTTCGGCCTATGACGTTAACTTCGGGCAAAAGGCCGGCGCCGGCGCGGTCTTTCTCCTGTTACAAGGGAAAACCGGGTCAACCCTGGTTAGTGTAAACGGGAACAAGATCAATTACATGCCTACTTCAGAGGCCATTAAAAGGCGGGAGGTGGACATTAATGAGCTGGCCCTTTTCGAAAGCCTGGGCACCTGTTTTGGAAGAAAACCCCAGGAATTTGACTATCAGCTTTTGGAACAGATAGGAACGAAGGAAAGACACCTGTAACGATTGCGGAGTGCGGATTTCGGATTGCGGAGTGAGAAGAATTAGGTAAGAGTAACGATTGCGGAGTGCGGATTTCGGATTGCGGAGTGAGATGAATTAGGAGAGTAATGAGTGCGGATTGCAGAGTGAAAAGAATCGGGAGACATCTTGCGGAGATCGGGATAATGAAGTGAATAAGGTTGATTTGAAAACGAGGACAAAATCGTTTGCCCTTCGTGTTATCACTCTGGTGGAATCATTGCCAAAAGGAAGAACTGCAGATGTCTTGGGTAAACAATTGTTACGTTGCGGTACTTCAGTTGGAGCCAATTACCGAGCGGCCTGCAGGGCCAGATCAACGGCCGACTTTATTTTCAAGATGGGGATTGTGGAAGAAGAAGTAGATGAAGCCATATTCTGGATGGAACTGTTGGTAGAGGCGGGCTTAATAAAAATAGACGACTTAAAAGAACTCATGGACGAGGCCGATCAACTATTAGCCATAACCGTTGCATCCATCAAAACAGCCAGGAATAAAAGCCGGAAATAATATAGGTCTTGAAAATGTTTTTATTTCACCAATGCCGTACTCTGCACTCCGAAATCCGCATTCAAAGGATTCCGTACTCCGCAATCCGCAATCCGAAATCCGAAATCGTATGATTATCCTCGGTATCGAAACCTCCTGTGATGAAACGGCGGCGGCGGTTTTAAAAGACGGCGAAGAAATCCTTTCCGATGTGGTCTATTCCCAGATCGCCCTTCACCGTCCTTATGGCGGGGTGGTCCCGGAACTGGCTTCCCGAAGGCATTTAGATAAGATCGTTCCGGTGGTCGAAGAAGCCCTTAGACAAGCTTGCTTGACTTTGAAGGCCGTGGAAGGCATTGCCGTCACCCGCGGCCCCGGACTGGTGGGCGCCCTGTTGGTCGGTTTATGTTTTGCCAAATCTTTGAGTCTGGCCTCAAGGATTCCCTCGCTTGGGATCAACCACATAGAAGGCCATATCTGTTCCATCTTTCTGGAAAGGAAGGTTCCCTTTCCTTTTTTGTCTCTGACGGTTTCCGGTGGACATACCAGCCTGTTTCTGGTAAAGGAAATCGGGTCCTATGAGGTCCTGGGCCAAACCCGGGATGACGCCGCCGGTGAGGCCTTTGATAAGGTAGCCAAGCTGTTGAACCTCGGCTATCCGGGGGGCGGGATTATCGAATCCCTGGCTGAAAAGGGAAAACCCCGCATTCGGTTTCCCCGGGCCATCCCCTCGGCCGATTCCCTGGACTTCAGCTTCAGCGGGATCAAGACCGCAGTGGTCAATTATGTCAAAGGGTTCACTAAAACTCAGGACAACAATGAAGCGTTGTCCATTGAAGACATTGCCGCCTCTTTTCAGGAGGCGGTGGTGGATATGTTGATTAAAAAGGTCTTTCAGGCCCAAAGACGCTATAAGACCCAACGGCTGGTCCTGGCCGGTGGGGTGGTCGCCAACAGCTACTTGCGTCGCCGTTTCCAGGAGACAGCCCGGGAAGAGGGATGGGACCTGTTCATCCCTTCCCCCCATTTTTGTACGGACAATGGGGCTATGATCGCCTGGGTGGGAAATTATTATCTGGAAAAGGGAGAACAGGATCCTTTCGATATCGACGCCTTGTCGCGATGGAAGGTAAGTCAAAGCTCAAGGCTCAAGGCTCAAAGCTGAAAGTTTTTGTTTTGAACTATGAACTTAGTGTCAAAATTCATTTATAACAAGTTCGTAAAAAGCTATGAAACGCCGCATTGCGGCGCTGTATCAGAAAATAACTTGGCAATAAAAAAGCTAAGTTATTTGGAAGTCCGGAAGAGTCCATTAGTTTTCACAAAGTCATCACACATAACTAAAAGGTAACTTAGGAGGTACTACACCATGGAAAAATCGGAATTAAACGAACTTAAAGAACAAATAGAAGCCAAGGGGATTAAATGGGAAGAAGCAGCGGAAAAGATCAAATTTGATGTCCGCTTATTGAACCTTTATCTGGTTTCACCCCCGGTCCCCATCAGCGTAATCAATCCATTAAAGAAACTATTGGAAGCAGCCTGAGCCGTTCGGAGCATAGAGTTCGGAGTGAGGAAACCCTCATGCCCTCTTGGGGCGCTACGAAGCATGAAAATGTCGAATAACGAATAAGAATGTCGAAGGAGTATTAAAACCAATCACTTCATGATTCGAAATTCGAAATTCGGTGTTCGATATTCTCATTTTCGTATCAAGCCTTCATGCCCAGGGGACCACCACGGATCAAAAAAATAGATTCAAGGTCCAAGGTTTTTAAAACTTGAAACTTGCATCTTGCCTCTTGAAACGTTATTTTGGAATTAAAAAACCACGATCCGGTTCCGTCCTTCGGATTTGGCCCGATACATGGCCTGGTCGGCATTCTTGATCAGGTGTTCGGCATTCTTGCCGTCCTTGGGATAGAAAGACAGTCCGATGCTGATGGTTATCTGAACAGGCCGATTATCCAGGTGAAAGGGTTTTCGGATCACCTCCAATATCTTTTCAGCGATCTTCTCGGAATCCTTTTCGTCTCCGGTTTCGGGCAGCAGGATAATAAATTCATCCCCCCCTAAACGGGCCACGGTATCACTCTTCCGCAATAACTCATTCAATCGGCGGCCAACCTCTTTTAACAAGAGGTCTCCCCAATTATGACCGAAATTATCATTAATCGACTTAAAGTTATCCAGATCGAGCATCATAATGGTCAGTTTTTGTCCGCTCCGTTCGGTTTGGGCCAGGGCTATGGA carries:
- a CDS encoding 6-phosphofructokinase, whose translation is MKRIGVITSGGDCGGLNAVIKGIAREAYFLGIESVVIPNGYAGLYNLVEMNNVVLLDAERVSRIEASLAGSEAGHSRVKISKIADPNKYERIKEGLKKFGIDALIISGGDDTGSVVVDLSSRDIPCVHVPKTMDLDLQPYSVGGDSSINRIAIFARELKTTGLSHNRILVIEVFGRYVGHTAFRGGVGAEADCILIPEVPVDFDVVYEHMWKTYCGRIERSDVKAGTYIIVVAEGIKDASGQLLYDESAGVDAFGHKKLAGAGRFVRQQLEKRLKNDPEVKEFMKRVGMYAPGVYEIPEVREVTPGHLVRSGQSSAYDVNFGQKAGAGAVFLLLQGKTGSTLVSVNGNKINYMPTSEAIKRREVDINELALFESLGTCFGRKPQEFDYQLLEQIGTKERHL
- a CDS encoding four helix bundle protein; the protein is MNKVDLKTRTKSFALRVITLVESLPKGRTADVLGKQLLRCGTSVGANYRAACRARSTADFIFKMGIVEEEVDEAIFWMELLVEAGLIKIDDLKELMDEADQLLAITVASIKTARNKSRK
- the tsaD gene encoding tRNA (adenosine(37)-N6)-threonylcarbamoyltransferase complex transferase subunit TsaD, which codes for MIILGIETSCDETAAAVLKDGEEILSDVVYSQIALHRPYGGVVPELASRRHLDKIVPVVEEALRQACLTLKAVEGIAVTRGPGLVGALLVGLCFAKSLSLASRIPSLGINHIEGHICSIFLERKVPFPFLSLTVSGGHTSLFLVKEIGSYEVLGQTRDDAAGEAFDKVAKLLNLGYPGGGIIESLAEKGKPRIRFPRAIPSADSLDFSFSGIKTAVVNYVKGFTKTQDNNEALSIEDIAASFQEAVVDMLIKKVFQAQRRYKTQRLVLAGGVVANSYLRRRFQETAREEGWDLFIPSPHFCTDNGAMIAWVGNYYLEKGEQDPFDIDALSRWKVSQSSRLKAQS